One Primulina huaijiensis isolate GDHJ02 chromosome 5, ASM1229523v2, whole genome shotgun sequence DNA segment encodes these proteins:
- the LOC140976101 gene encoding zinc finger CCCH domain-containing protein 41-like isoform X2 — MDLNQRIRANQSLIAEAGPVLGRGMDPLSWGLHNSRLGMVDVTTPMVQSGPVPSGLLAGRGLANISSAHSASWNAFGMVPGVPNGGLDGLRHLGLQGALRQSINPALNIGLPRQRCRDFEERGFCLRGDMCPMEHGVNRIVVEDVQSLSQFNLPVSLPGSQLLGTSGNGALPVISTSSSSLAKNKAFHVTSGRPGITEDGLGLNGGFVGGSVAVGSDVYDPDQPLWANNNTEASASLLAVNGSNAGVKESSLDIDTSGQKQIESYEGYDEKPIRSACTSVSQSLSGWGKPASSKKRFGKKNIIDSTGTSSSSIDRDIRSEEAAIVGLQAVSQGKGINADDNASQVKELSLKPRRDSISNVRKPSQKAIRTLFVNGIPLKDNRKEALLSHFQKFGEVIDIYIPMNSERAFVQFSKREEAEAALMAPDAIMGNRFIKLWWANRDNTIDHGISGNSGLPIMSRRKIDDPAPNGRKENLHAAGGKDNNAHPSVAQVPIYDHLKPMATKVSKTPPQQKKLENLELLKELRKKQEMLDQKRNEFRLQLDKLAKQSVGVKDLTVSEAFKSLEGETLPDDAKTETTKSPVTHVIAENTRSAEHAVQHTTTSKPTILQPSSLRQIRQPALLGTPFVGNRFKLDNRPTAFRIIAPLPAGLTNVATLKEHFSTYGDLSSVELEESKLQKINDNSVLSDVSALISFTTRRTAERAFLNGKCWQDHNLQFMWHSSTNSGREGGDAGNPSASSNMPSDANAHVQPYRDATSIHSQKSDASGCSEPENQTKGSDADSVEKGEDFQPVTTLVSSENNAS, encoded by the exons ATGGATTTGAACCAAAGAATTAGGGCAAACCAATCACTTATAGCTGAAGCTGGCCCTGTATTGGGTAGGGGAATGGACCCTCTCTCTTGGGGTTTGCACAATTCCAGGCTTGGCATGGTTGATGTCACAACTCCAATGGTCCAGTCTGGACCTGTTCCTTCTGGCCTGCTTGCAGGAAGGGGACTGGCAAACATTTCTAGTGCACACAGTGCATCATGGAATGCATTTGGAATGGTTCCAGGAGTACCAAATGGTGGGCTTGATGGACTTCGCCACTTAGGTTTACAGGGGGCATTGAGACAATCTATTAATCCAGCACTAAATATTGGCCTTCCTCGGCAACGTTGTAGAGACTTCGAGGAGCGTGGTTTTTGCTTAAGAGGTGATATGTGCCCAATGGAACATGGTGTTAATCGTATTGTTGTTGAAGATGTTCAG AGCCTTTCACAATTCAACCTCCCTGTTTCACTTCCTGGCTCACAGCTTCTGGGAACTTCTGGGAATGGAGCTTTACCTGTGATTAGCACTTCCTCCAGCTCATTAGCAAAAAACAAGGCTTTTCATGTCACAAGTGGCAGGCCTGGAATTACTGAAGATGGGTTGGGGCTGAATGGTGGTTTTGTGGGTGGCTCTGTGGCAGTGGGATCTGATGTTTATGATCCAGATCAACCTTTGTGGGCAAATAATAATACTGAAGCATCAGCATCACTACTAGCAGTTAATGGATCAAATGCTGGTGTTAAAGAGTCCTCTTTGGATATAGACACGTCTGGTCAGAAACAAATTGAATCATATGAAGGCTATGATGAGAAACCGATTAGAAGTGCTTGCACTTCTGTATCTCAAAGTTTGTCTGGTTGGGGAAAACCAGCTAGTTCAAAAAAAAGATTCggcaagaaaaatataattgattCTACAGGGACATCATCTAGTTCTATTGATCGGGATATCAGAAGCGAGGAGGCAGCCATTGTTGGTCTTCAAGCTGTTTCCCAAGGAAAAGGAATCAATGCAGATGACAATGCTTCACAAGTTAAGGAATTGTCTCTAAAGCCACGGAGAGATTCAATATCTAATGTTCGGAAACCATCTCAGAAAGCGATTCGGACTCTATTTGTTAATGGCATTCCTCTAAAAGATAACAGGAAGGAAGCTCTTCTTTcacattttcagaaatttgggGAAGTCATTGATATTTATATTCCAATGAACAGTGAGCGGGCTTTTGTTCAATTCTCGAAAAGGGAAGAAGCAGAAGCTGCGTTGATGGCACCTGATGCGATTATGGGCAATAGGTTTATCAAGCTTTGGTGGGCAAATCGAGATAATACTATTGATCATGGAATAAGTGGCAACAGTGGTTTGCCAATAATGTCTCGAAGAAAGATAGATGATCCTGCTCCCAATGGGAGAAAAGAAAATCTTCATGCTGCAGGTGGCAAGGACAATAATGCTCATCCTTCTGTTGCCCAAGTGCCAATCTATGATCATCTCAAACCCATGGCTACTAAAGTTTCCAAAACCCCTCCGCAGCAAAAGAAATTAGAGAATTTAGAGCTTTTGAAAGAACTTCGTAAGAAGCAAGAGATGCTTGATCAAAAAAGAAATGAGTTTCGGCTTCAGTTAGACAAACTTGCGAAACAA TCTGTAGGTGTCAAAGATTTGACAGTATCAGAGGCCTTTAAAAGTCTTGAAGGTGAAACACTACCTGATGATGCAAAAACTGAAACTACCAAGTCACCTGTTACCCACGTAATTGCTGAAAACACTAGATCTGCTGAACATGCAGTACAACATACTACCACGTCAAAACCTACTATTCTGCAGCCATCAAGCTTGAGACAAATTCGTCAACCTGCTCTGCTAGGGACACCATTTGTAGGAAACAGATTTAAGTTGGACAATCGCCCAACAGCATTCAGAATTATTGCGCCATTACCAGCTGGACTTACAAAT GTTGCTACATTGAAAGAACACTTCTCTACTTACGGTGATCTTTCTTCAGTGGAACTGGAGGAGTCGAAGCTTCAAAAGATCAATGATAATTCAGTACTATCTGATGTTTCAGCTCTTATTTCTTTTACAACAAGGCGTACTGCTGAGAGGGCATTCTTGAATGGTAAATGCTGGCAAGATCACAATTTGCAGTTTATGTGGCATTCGTCTACTAATTCTGGAAGAGAGGGAGGCGATGCTGGTAATCCTTCAGCTTCTTCTAACATGCCTTCAGATGCTAATGCTCATGTCCAGCCTTACAGAGATGCTACCTCGATTCATTCTCAGAAAAGTGATGCCTCGGGGTGTAGTGAACCGGAGAACCAGACAAAAGGAAGTGATGCAGACTCTGTGGAAAAGGGTGAAGATTTTCAGCCTGTTACAACCTTGGTTTCGAGCGAAAACAATGCATCATGA
- the LOC140976101 gene encoding zinc finger CCCH domain-containing protein 41-like isoform X1, with the protein MDLKASSQDLSPSDCASDSEEKEISEGEDEDDDRNHKHRKRETGSQPLDGDFLNQVSTRPYRKRKPFDNGFPYREGDPQSGETLKNHNGASERNFFTRSEKRRTNRTPFSIVPMDLNQRIRANQSLIAEAGPVLGRGMDPLSWGLHNSRLGMVDVTTPMVQSGPVPSGLLAGRGLANISSAHSASWNAFGMVPGVPNGGLDGLRHLGLQGALRQSINPALNIGLPRQRCRDFEERGFCLRGDMCPMEHGVNRIVVEDVQSLSQFNLPVSLPGSQLLGTSGNGALPVISTSSSSLAKNKAFHVTSGRPGITEDGLGLNGGFVGGSVAVGSDVYDPDQPLWANNNTEASASLLAVNGSNAGVKESSLDIDTSGQKQIESYEGYDEKPIRSACTSVSQSLSGWGKPASSKKRFGKKNIIDSTGTSSSSIDRDIRSEEAAIVGLQAVSQGKGINADDNASQVKELSLKPRRDSISNVRKPSQKAIRTLFVNGIPLKDNRKEALLSHFQKFGEVIDIYIPMNSERAFVQFSKREEAEAALMAPDAIMGNRFIKLWWANRDNTIDHGISGNSGLPIMSRRKIDDPAPNGRKENLHAAGGKDNNAHPSVAQVPIYDHLKPMATKVSKTPPQQKKLENLELLKELRKKQEMLDQKRNEFRLQLDKLAKQSVGVKDLTVSEAFKSLEGETLPDDAKTETTKSPVTHVIAENTRSAEHAVQHTTTSKPTILQPSSLRQIRQPALLGTPFVGNRFKLDNRPTAFRIIAPLPAGLTNVATLKEHFSTYGDLSSVELEESKLQKINDNSVLSDVSALISFTTRRTAERAFLNGKCWQDHNLQFMWHSSTNSGREGGDAGNPSASSNMPSDANAHVQPYRDATSIHSQKSDASGCSEPENQTKGSDADSVEKGEDFQPVTTLVSSENNAS; encoded by the exons ATGATCGTAACCATAAGCATCGCAAGCGAGAGACAGGCTCTCAACCACTGGATGGTGATTTTCTAAATCAAGTTTCAACAAGACCATATAGGAAAAGGAAGCCTTTTGATAATGGATTTCCTTACAGGGAAGGAGATCCACAATCTGGTGAAACCTTGAAAAATCATAATGGGGCCTCAGAAAGAAACTTCTTTACGAGATCTGAAAAGAGACGCACAAACAGGACCCCATTTTCTATAGTTCCCATGGATTTGAACCAAAGAATTAGGGCAAACCAATCACTTATAGCTGAAGCTGGCCCTGTATTGGGTAGGGGAATGGACCCTCTCTCTTGGGGTTTGCACAATTCCAGGCTTGGCATGGTTGATGTCACAACTCCAATGGTCCAGTCTGGACCTGTTCCTTCTGGCCTGCTTGCAGGAAGGGGACTGGCAAACATTTCTAGTGCACACAGTGCATCATGGAATGCATTTGGAATGGTTCCAGGAGTACCAAATGGTGGGCTTGATGGACTTCGCCACTTAGGTTTACAGGGGGCATTGAGACAATCTATTAATCCAGCACTAAATATTGGCCTTCCTCGGCAACGTTGTAGAGACTTCGAGGAGCGTGGTTTTTGCTTAAGAGGTGATATGTGCCCAATGGAACATGGTGTTAATCGTATTGTTGTTGAAGATGTTCAG AGCCTTTCACAATTCAACCTCCCTGTTTCACTTCCTGGCTCACAGCTTCTGGGAACTTCTGGGAATGGAGCTTTACCTGTGATTAGCACTTCCTCCAGCTCATTAGCAAAAAACAAGGCTTTTCATGTCACAAGTGGCAGGCCTGGAATTACTGAAGATGGGTTGGGGCTGAATGGTGGTTTTGTGGGTGGCTCTGTGGCAGTGGGATCTGATGTTTATGATCCAGATCAACCTTTGTGGGCAAATAATAATACTGAAGCATCAGCATCACTACTAGCAGTTAATGGATCAAATGCTGGTGTTAAAGAGTCCTCTTTGGATATAGACACGTCTGGTCAGAAACAAATTGAATCATATGAAGGCTATGATGAGAAACCGATTAGAAGTGCTTGCACTTCTGTATCTCAAAGTTTGTCTGGTTGGGGAAAACCAGCTAGTTCAAAAAAAAGATTCggcaagaaaaatataattgattCTACAGGGACATCATCTAGTTCTATTGATCGGGATATCAGAAGCGAGGAGGCAGCCATTGTTGGTCTTCAAGCTGTTTCCCAAGGAAAAGGAATCAATGCAGATGACAATGCTTCACAAGTTAAGGAATTGTCTCTAAAGCCACGGAGAGATTCAATATCTAATGTTCGGAAACCATCTCAGAAAGCGATTCGGACTCTATTTGTTAATGGCATTCCTCTAAAAGATAACAGGAAGGAAGCTCTTCTTTcacattttcagaaatttgggGAAGTCATTGATATTTATATTCCAATGAACAGTGAGCGGGCTTTTGTTCAATTCTCGAAAAGGGAAGAAGCAGAAGCTGCGTTGATGGCACCTGATGCGATTATGGGCAATAGGTTTATCAAGCTTTGGTGGGCAAATCGAGATAATACTATTGATCATGGAATAAGTGGCAACAGTGGTTTGCCAATAATGTCTCGAAGAAAGATAGATGATCCTGCTCCCAATGGGAGAAAAGAAAATCTTCATGCTGCAGGTGGCAAGGACAATAATGCTCATCCTTCTGTTGCCCAAGTGCCAATCTATGATCATCTCAAACCCATGGCTACTAAAGTTTCCAAAACCCCTCCGCAGCAAAAGAAATTAGAGAATTTAGAGCTTTTGAAAGAACTTCGTAAGAAGCAAGAGATGCTTGATCAAAAAAGAAATGAGTTTCGGCTTCAGTTAGACAAACTTGCGAAACAA TCTGTAGGTGTCAAAGATTTGACAGTATCAGAGGCCTTTAAAAGTCTTGAAGGTGAAACACTACCTGATGATGCAAAAACTGAAACTACCAAGTCACCTGTTACCCACGTAATTGCTGAAAACACTAGATCTGCTGAACATGCAGTACAACATACTACCACGTCAAAACCTACTATTCTGCAGCCATCAAGCTTGAGACAAATTCGTCAACCTGCTCTGCTAGGGACACCATTTGTAGGAAACAGATTTAAGTTGGACAATCGCCCAACAGCATTCAGAATTATTGCGCCATTACCAGCTGGACTTACAAAT GTTGCTACATTGAAAGAACACTTCTCTACTTACGGTGATCTTTCTTCAGTGGAACTGGAGGAGTCGAAGCTTCAAAAGATCAATGATAATTCAGTACTATCTGATGTTTCAGCTCTTATTTCTTTTACAACAAGGCGTACTGCTGAGAGGGCATTCTTGAATGGTAAATGCTGGCAAGATCACAATTTGCAGTTTATGTGGCATTCGTCTACTAATTCTGGAAGAGAGGGAGGCGATGCTGGTAATCCTTCAGCTTCTTCTAACATGCCTTCAGATGCTAATGCTCATGTCCAGCCTTACAGAGATGCTACCTCGATTCATTCTCAGAAAAGTGATGCCTCGGGGTGTAGTGAACCGGAGAACCAGACAAAAGGAAGTGATGCAGACTCTGTGGAAAAGGGTGAAGATTTTCAGCCTGTTACAACCTTGGTTTCGAGCGAAAACAATGCATCATGA